One window of Pseudomonas sp. ML2-2023-3 genomic DNA carries:
- a CDS encoding TRAP transporter large permease: protein MDAFVLLGSFIALILLGMPVAYALGLSALVGAWWIDIPFDALMIQVAGGVNKFSLLAIPFFVLAGAIMAEGGMSRRLVAFAGVLVGFVRGGLSLVNIVASTFFGAISGSSVADTASVGSVLIPEMERAGYPREFSTAVTVSGSVQALLTPPSHNSVLYSLAAGGTVSIASLFMAGIMPGLLLSAVMMGLCMIFARKRNYPKGEVIPLRRALKIAGEAMWGLMAMVIILGGILTGIFTATESAAVAVVWSFFVTMFIYRDYKWRDLPKLMHRAVRTISIVMILIGFAASFGYILTLMEIPMKITTAFLTLSDNRYVILMCINVMLLLLGTVMDMAPLILILTPILLPVIIGIGVDPVHFGMIMLVNLGIGLITPPVGAVLFVGAAVGKVTIENTVKALLPFYVALFMVLMLVTYVPAISLWLPSLVL from the coding sequence ATGGACGCTTTCGTATTGTTGGGCAGCTTTATCGCCCTGATCCTTCTCGGCATGCCGGTCGCCTATGCGCTGGGCCTGTCGGCACTGGTCGGCGCCTGGTGGATCGATATCCCGTTCGACGCCCTGATGATCCAGGTGGCTGGGGGCGTGAATAAATTCTCCCTGCTGGCTATCCCGTTCTTCGTACTGGCGGGGGCGATCATGGCCGAAGGGGGCATGTCACGCCGGCTGGTGGCATTTGCCGGGGTGTTGGTGGGCTTCGTACGGGGCGGGCTGTCACTGGTCAACATCGTGGCTTCAACCTTTTTCGGTGCGATTTCCGGCTCATCTGTGGCTGACACGGCGTCGGTAGGCTCGGTACTGATTCCGGAGATGGAGCGTGCCGGCTACCCCCGCGAGTTCTCCACGGCAGTGACGGTCAGCGGTTCGGTACAAGCCTTGCTCACACCGCCGAGCCACAACTCGGTGCTGTACTCGCTGGCCGCTGGCGGTACGGTGTCGATCGCTTCGCTGTTCATGGCGGGCATCATGCCGGGATTGCTGCTCAGCGCCGTGATGATGGGCCTGTGCATGATCTTTGCGCGCAAGCGCAACTACCCCAAGGGTGAAGTGATTCCGCTGCGCCGGGCGCTGAAAATCGCCGGTGAAGCGATGTGGGGCCTGATGGCCATGGTCATCATCCTCGGCGGCATCCTGACAGGCATCTTCACCGCCACCGAGTCGGCAGCCGTTGCGGTGGTCTGGTCGTTCTTTGTCACCATGTTCATTTATCGCGACTACAAATGGCGCGACCTGCCCAAGCTGATGCACCGGGCGGTACGCACCATTTCCATCGTGATGATCCTGATCGGTTTTGCAGCCAGCTTCGGTTACATCCTGACGCTGATGGAAATCCCGATGAAGATCACCACAGCGTTCCTGACGCTGTCGGATAACCGTTACGTGATCCTGATGTGCATCAACGTCATGTTGCTGCTGCTGGGCACCGTGATGGACATGGCGCCACTGATTCTGATCCTTACGCCAATCCTGCTGCCCGTGATCATCGGTATCGGCGTTGATCCCGTGCATTTCGGCATGATCATGCTGGTCAACCTGGGGATCGGACTGATTACACCGCCGGTAGGCGCAGTGCTGTTCGTGGGCGCTGCCGTGGGTAAAGTCACTATCGAAAACACGGTTAAAGCCTTGCTGCCGTTCTACGTGGCGCTGTTCATGGTGCTGATGCTGGTGACCTACGTTCCGGCCATCTCGCTGTGGTTGCCAAGCCTGGTGCTATAA
- a CDS encoding TRAP transporter small permease — MKNTVLRFNDMLYRVCIGIAGLSVLTMTLIIPWGIFARYVLGTGSSWPEPTAILLMVVFTFFGAAASYRAGAHMAVAMAVERMPRHIRPKVAVLVQILMVMVCLFMTVKGFKLCATTWNQFIGEMPSVRVGISYLPIPVGGLITLCFVLEKLFLGDQSHRRAVRFDIVEASEEAV, encoded by the coding sequence ATGAAAAATACCGTGCTGCGCTTTAACGACATGTTGTACCGGGTGTGTATCGGGATTGCCGGCCTGTCGGTACTGACCATGACCCTGATCATTCCATGGGGCATCTTTGCCCGCTACGTGCTGGGGACCGGCTCCAGTTGGCCCGAGCCCACCGCCATTTTATTGATGGTGGTATTCACCTTTTTCGGGGCCGCCGCCAGTTACCGCGCCGGGGCCCATATGGCCGTGGCGATGGCCGTGGAACGGATGCCCAGGCACATCCGCCCCAAGGTCGCCGTGCTGGTGCAAATACTGATGGTGATGGTCTGTCTGTTCATGACCGTGAAGGGGTTCAAATTGTGTGCGACCACCTGGAATCAGTTCATTGGTGAGATGCCGTCCGTGCGGGTTGGCATCTCCTATTTACCTATCCCTGTTGGCGGCCTGATAACCCTTTGCTTCGTCCTGGAAAAACTGTTCCTGGGCGACCAAAGCCACCGCCGTGCCGTGCGGTTCGACATCGTAGAAGCCAGCGAAGAGGCCGTATAA
- a CDS encoding TRAP transporter substrate-binding protein has protein sequence MDFKRTLLIAALPLAFCLSGMAQAEIKIKFAEVHPTGYPPVVAEQEMGKKLQAQSNGDISFKMFAGGVLGSEKEVVEQLQSGAIQMTRVSLGILGPVVPETNAFNLPFVFRDQAHMRKIIDGEIGQEMLDKITNSDFNMVALAWMDGGTRNLYTKKPVREIADLKGMKIRVQGNPVFIQTINDMGGNGIGMATGEIFSALQTGVIDGAENNPPTFLEHNHYQNAKYFTWTDHLILPEPIVIAKSTWTKLNPEQQALVQKLAREAQFEERELWDKKSAESVTKLKAGGVEFITLTPEQKKAFYDATQPVRDKYGADYKDLISRIEAVQ, from the coding sequence ATGGATTTCAAACGCACCTTGCTTATCGCTGCGCTCCCGCTGGCTTTCTGCCTCTCAGGCATGGCCCAGGCCGAAATCAAAATCAAATTCGCCGAGGTTCACCCCACTGGCTATCCGCCTGTGGTCGCTGAACAGGAAATGGGCAAGAAGCTTCAGGCCCAGAGTAACGGCGATATTTCCTTCAAGATGTTTGCCGGTGGCGTGCTGGGCTCCGAGAAAGAGGTGGTCGAGCAACTCCAGTCCGGCGCGATACAGATGACCCGTGTCAGCCTGGGCATCCTCGGGCCGGTCGTGCCGGAAACCAACGCGTTCAACCTGCCGTTCGTGTTCCGCGACCAGGCCCACATGCGCAAAATCATCGACGGTGAAATTGGCCAGGAGATGCTGGATAAAATCACCAACTCCGACTTCAACATGGTCGCGCTGGCCTGGATGGATGGCGGAACCCGCAACCTGTACACCAAGAAGCCCGTACGCGAAATTGCCGACCTCAAGGGCATGAAAATCCGCGTCCAGGGCAACCCGGTATTTATCCAGACCATCAACGACATGGGCGGCAATGGTATCGGCATGGCCACCGGCGAGATCTTCAGCGCCCTGCAGACCGGCGTGATCGATGGCGCAGAGAACAACCCGCCTACCTTTCTTGAACACAACCACTACCAGAACGCCAAGTACTTCACCTGGACCGATCACCTGATCCTGCCCGAGCCGATCGTGATCGCCAAATCCACCTGGACAAAGCTCAACCCGGAGCAACAAGCCCTGGTGCAGAAACTTGCCCGCGAGGCGCAGTTTGAAGAGCGCGAGTTGTGGGACAAAAAATCCGCCGAAAGCGTCACCAAACTCAAGGCCGGTGGTGTTGAGTTCATCACCCTCACGCCTGAGCAGAAAAAAGCCTTCTACGACGCGACTCAGCCGGTGCGTGACAAGTATGGCGCTGACTACAAAGACCTGATCTCCCGTATTGAAGCCGTTCAATAA
- a CDS encoding SMP-30/gluconolactonase/LRE family protein produces the protein MTAELILDARNATGESPVWSTAQQALFWVDIPAKRLHRWSPADGKNQSWQASQMLACIAQAGNGSWIAGMENGLFAITPHTDGSLDSRLLASVTHALPGMRFNDGRCDRQGRFWAGTMLMNMAAGAPVGAMYRYSAGQQEPLEAQLEGLTVPNGLAFSPDGKTMYLSDSHPDVQKIWAFDYDTDTGTPHGRRLFVDMAEQAGRPDGAAVDADGCYWICGNDAGLIHRFTPEGKLDRSLAVPVKKPAMCAFGGADLDTLFVTSIRPAGDLADQPLAGGVFALRPGVKGLPEPAFNH, from the coding sequence ATGACTGCTGAACTGATTCTGGATGCACGCAACGCCACCGGCGAAAGCCCGGTCTGGAGCACTGCGCAACAGGCACTTTTCTGGGTGGATATCCCGGCAAAACGCTTGCACCGCTGGAGCCCCGCCGATGGCAAAAACCAAAGCTGGCAAGCCTCGCAAATGCTCGCGTGCATTGCTCAGGCAGGGAATGGCAGCTGGATCGCCGGTATGGAGAACGGGCTGTTCGCCATCACGCCCCACACCGATGGCAGCCTCGACAGTCGCCTGCTGGCCAGCGTGACCCACGCCCTGCCAGGGATGCGATTTAACGATGGCCGCTGCGATCGCCAGGGACGCTTCTGGGCGGGCACCATGTTGATGAACATGGCCGCCGGGGCGCCGGTGGGCGCGATGTATCGCTACAGCGCGGGCCAGCAAGAACCACTCGAGGCGCAACTTGAAGGGCTGACCGTACCCAACGGCCTGGCGTTCAGCCCGGACGGCAAAACCATGTACCTCTCGGACTCACATCCCGATGTGCAAAAGATCTGGGCGTTTGACTACGACACCGACACCGGCACGCCCCATGGTCGCCGCCTGTTCGTGGACATGGCCGAACAGGCAGGCCGCCCTGATGGCGCCGCCGTCGACGCGGATGGCTGCTACTGGATCTGCGGCAACGATGCGGGGTTGATCCATCGCTTTACCCCTGAAGGCAAGCTTGACCGCTCCCTGGCCGTGCCCGTCAAAAAACCCGCGATGTGTGCCTTTGGCGGCGCAGACCTGGACACCCTGTTCGTGACCTCGATTCGTCCTGCCGGGGATCTCGCCGACCAGCCGCTGGCAGGCGGGGTGTTTGCCCTAAGGCCAGGCGTCAAAGGCCTGCCGGAGCCCGCCTTCAATCACTGA
- a CDS encoding NAD(P)-dependent oxidoreductase, whose translation MTTTRTVQTPFNRLLLTGAAGGLGKVLRESLKPYAKVLRLSDIAQIAPAADSHEEIVLCDLADKHAVHQMVEGVDAILHFGGVSVERPFEEILGPNISGIFHIYEAARRHGVKRVIFASSNHVIGFYKQDQTLDAHSPRRPDGYYGLSKSYGEDMATFYFDRYGIETVSIRIGSSFPEPQNRRMMSTWLSFADLTQLIERSLYTPNVGHTVVYGASNNLNVWWDNRFAAHLGFEPRDTSEVFRAKIDAQPVPAANDPAMVYQGGAFVAAGPFGDE comes from the coding sequence ATGACAACCACACGTACTGTCCAAACCCCCTTCAATCGCCTTCTTCTCACCGGTGCAGCCGGCGGTCTGGGGAAGGTACTGCGCGAAAGCCTCAAGCCCTACGCGAAGGTGTTGCGACTCTCTGATATCGCCCAAATAGCACCCGCGGCCGATAGCCACGAAGAAATAGTCCTCTGTGATCTTGCCGACAAGCACGCTGTTCACCAGATGGTTGAAGGCGTAGACGCCATCCTGCACTTTGGTGGGGTCTCGGTAGAGCGTCCGTTCGAAGAGATTCTGGGCCCCAACATCAGCGGTATTTTCCATATCTACGAAGCCGCACGCCGTCATGGCGTCAAGCGCGTGATCTTCGCCAGCTCCAACCATGTCATCGGGTTCTACAAGCAGGACCAAACCCTGGATGCCCACTCCCCGCGACGTCCGGACGGCTATTACGGTCTGTCCAAGTCCTACGGCGAAGACATGGCCACCTTCTACTTCGATCGCTACGGCATCGAAACCGTCAGCATCCGCATCGGCTCCTCGTTCCCCGAGCCGCAAAACCGCCGGATGATGAGCACCTGGCTGAGCTTTGCCGACCTCACGCAGTTGATCGAGCGCTCGCTGTACACCCCCAATGTCGGCCACACCGTGGTCTATGGCGCCTCCAACAACCTCAACGTGTGGTGGGACAACCGCTTTGCCGCCCACCTGGGTTTTGAGCCCAGGGACACCTCTGAAGTATTCCGCGCCAAGATCGACGCCCAGCCTGTGCCAGCGGCCAACGATCCAGCCATGGTTTACCAGGGCGGAGCCTTCGTTGCGGCAGGTCCGTTCGGGGACGAGTAA
- a CDS encoding OprD family porin, translating to MISPTCALSLLTRSINAKSTRSLALLGLGSMGLALPLTGMAEGFVDDTKATLTLRNAYINRNYTNPNYPQSKAEEWTQNFILDVKSGFTQGTVGFGVDVLGLYSQKLDGGKGTVGTQLLPTHSDGEPADNFGRLGVAAKAKISSTELKIGEWMPVLPILRSDDGRSLPQTFRGGQITSKEIAGLNLYGGQFRANSPRNDASMEEMSLNGKGAFTSDRFNFAGGDYSFNDKRTQVGVWYAQLEDIYQQQFLNVLHSQPIGDVTLGANLGYFWGKEDGNKLAGDLDNKTAYALLSAKYKGNTLYVGLQKISGDDGWFRVNGTSGGTLANDSYNSSYDNAKERSWQLRHDLDFAVLGVPGLTMMNRYISGDNIHTGAITDGKEWGRESELAYTVQSGTFKDLNLRWRNASIRRDYSTHEFDENRIFISYPLSLL from the coding sequence ATGATTTCACCTACCTGCGCCCTCTCGCTTCTCACACGCTCGATAAACGCCAAAAGTACCCGCTCCCTTGCGCTGCTCGGCCTCGGCAGCATGGGCCTGGCCTTGCCGTTAACGGGCATGGCAGAGGGCTTTGTGGACGACACCAAGGCCACCCTGACCCTGCGCAACGCCTATATCAACCGCAATTACACCAACCCCAACTATCCACAAAGCAAAGCCGAAGAGTGGACACAAAACTTCATTCTCGACGTCAAGTCCGGCTTTACCCAAGGCACGGTCGGTTTCGGGGTGGATGTGCTGGGGCTCTACTCTCAGAAGCTCGATGGCGGTAAAGGCACAGTCGGCACACAACTGCTGCCGACCCATAGTGATGGCGAGCCCGCCGATAACTTCGGCCGCCTGGGCGTTGCAGCCAAGGCCAAAATATCCAGCACGGAGCTTAAAATCGGCGAGTGGATGCCTGTATTGCCAATCCTGCGCTCGGATGACGGGCGCTCCCTGCCTCAAACCTTCCGTGGCGGCCAGATCACGTCAAAAGAAATCGCCGGGCTGAACCTCTATGGCGGTCAGTTCCGTGCCAACAGTCCGCGTAACGATGCAAGCATGGAAGAAATGTCGCTCAACGGTAAAGGCGCCTTTACCTCCGACCGTTTCAACTTTGCCGGCGGTGATTACAGCTTCAACGACAAGCGCACTCAGGTCGGCGTGTGGTACGCCCAGCTGGAAGATATCTATCAGCAGCAATTCCTGAACGTCCTGCACAGCCAGCCCATCGGCGATGTGACCCTGGGCGCCAACCTTGGCTATTTCTGGGGCAAGGAAGACGGCAACAAACTGGCTGGCGATCTGGACAACAAAACCGCCTACGCCCTGCTTTCGGCCAAATACAAAGGCAACACCCTGTATGTAGGCCTGCAGAAAATCAGCGGCGACGATGGCTGGTTCCGCGTCAACGGCACCAGCGGCGGCACATTGGCCAACGACAGCTACAACTCCAGCTACGACAACGCCAAGGAACGCTCCTGGCAACTGCGCCACGACCTGGATTTTGCAGTGCTTGGCGTCCCCGGCCTGACGATGATGAACCGCTATATCAGCGGCGATAACATCCACACCGGCGCCATTACGGATGGCAAGGAATGGGGCCGCGAATCGGAACTGGCCTACACCGTGCAAAGCGGCACGTTCAAGGACCTGAACCTGCGCTGGCGCAACGCGAGCATCCGTCGCGATTACAGCACGCACGAATTCGACGAAAACCGCATCTTCATCAGCTATCCGCTGTCGTTGTTGTAA
- a CDS encoding AI-2E family transporter, whose translation MNETSLQRKTLLLLLALVTIAFIWILLPFYGAIFWAVALGILFAPLQRKLLLKMRGRRNLATFTTLGACTVIAIIPVVITTALLVQEVATLYKDVESGKINVASYVMQFKDILPPTAQDWLDHFGLGSIDGLSEKVSKGVLEGSQFFATQVFSFGQSTFDLVVSFFIMLYLLYFFIRDGQQMVRTIRNAVPLAEQQKRLLQLKLRRVVRASVKGNLAVAITQGALGGVIFWVLGIHSALFWAVLMMFLSLLPAVGAGIVWAPVAVYFVVTGAVWEGVVLALYGVFVIGMVDNVLRPILVGKDTKMPDFLILISTLGGMAIFGLNGFVIGPLIAALFLSSWGLFSGTRRKVRLPADIQTED comes from the coding sequence ATGAACGAAACAAGTCTTCAACGCAAAACCCTGCTCCTGTTGCTGGCCTTGGTCACGATTGCCTTCATCTGGATTTTACTGCCGTTTTACGGGGCGATTTTTTGGGCTGTGGCCCTGGGGATCCTGTTCGCACCGCTGCAACGCAAGTTGCTGCTCAAGATGCGGGGGCGCCGCAATCTGGCAACGTTCACCACGTTGGGTGCGTGTACGGTGATCGCGATCATACCGGTGGTCATCACCACGGCCTTGCTGGTGCAAGAAGTGGCCACTCTCTACAAGGATGTTGAGAGCGGCAAGATCAACGTCGCCAGTTATGTCATGCAGTTCAAGGACATCTTGCCGCCCACGGCGCAGGACTGGCTTGATCATTTCGGCCTGGGCAGCATTGACGGTCTCAGTGAAAAAGTCTCCAAGGGCGTACTCGAAGGCAGCCAGTTTTTTGCCACTCAGGTCTTCAGTTTTGGCCAAAGTACCTTTGATCTGGTGGTGAGCTTTTTCATCATGCTGTACCTGCTGTACTTCTTTATTCGTGATGGCCAGCAAATGGTGCGCACCATCCGCAATGCGGTGCCGCTGGCAGAGCAGCAAAAACGCCTGTTGCAGCTCAAGCTGCGCCGTGTGGTTCGGGCCTCGGTCAAGGGCAACCTGGCGGTGGCCATTACCCAGGGGGCATTGGGCGGGGTGATTTTCTGGGTGCTGGGCATTCACAGTGCGCTGTTCTGGGCGGTGCTGATGATGTTTCTGTCGCTGCTGCCCGCCGTAGGCGCCGGGATCGTCTGGGCACCGGTCGCGGTTTACTTTGTAGTGACCGGTGCGGTCTGGGAAGGGGTAGTGCTGGCGCTGTACGGGGTATTCGTGATCGGCATGGTGGACAACGTGCTGCGCCCGATCCTGGTGGGTAAAGACACCAAAATGCCGGACTTCCTGATCCTGATTTCGACCCTGGGCGGCATGGCGATCTTTGGCCTCAATGGCTTTGTGATCGGGCCGTTGATCGCCGCCCTGTTTCTGTCCAGCTGGGGATTGTTCAGCGGCACCCGCCGCAAGGTGCGGTTGCCTGCCGATATCCAGACGGAGGATTAA
- a CDS encoding TonB-dependent receptor domain-containing protein produces the protein MRSALSSLLPLALICSAPAYGSALELGEVQVRSEESSELEAAKAALEQIPGASNLIDMTRVENGRTASNADVLAYQPGVYAQSAGNDGAKVSVRGSGINRAPSAHGSGLYVMFDGLPLTGPGGTPYELFEPLWLSRAEVLRGANGFETGSLALGGSINYVTHTGYDAAPLQVRYEAGSYGYQKRQISSGQVLGDLDYYVSLTDSNTDGYQDHTAGNSKGIAANVGYRFSPQLETRFYLRYRETDNELAGRVTKDSIKHHPRAANPAYVSGDYTRPQPGSAWLGNKTTMYLDDDSQLEVGLVYHDYPMDLREGPNRLKVAYTDVSGTLNYKRRDTLFGLESNTTVGLRNTKHLPNSGASEYVRIPRGNTATYAPGTKMRDFSYQGSDSVLHASNDLELMPDLWLTTGMALIYTRRESDVSYPESGGKVSQHDWDYAPRVGLRYEFNPNLQVYTNLSRSVEPPHPWSMIWSSPYVFPVGSGAATGRQSTPIDLQNQTATTLELGTRGESWLGQWDLAWYYSAVRHELLTVELQAATQNLGPIVGESNASPTVHQGIEAGLNSLLWEGRAAGKVSLRQAYTFSDFHYRDDDRFGDNKLPGIPQHYYQAEVRYDHPQGFYAGVNTQVASRMAVDYANSYYASSYMLFGATLGYNSPKQDWQTWLDLRNLTGERYAATITPGYDDKGLDAARSTPGEGMGAYIGVSYSLR, from the coding sequence GATCTGCAGCGCCCCCGCCTATGGCAGTGCCCTGGAACTGGGCGAGGTTCAGGTACGCAGCGAAGAAAGCAGTGAGCTTGAGGCCGCAAAGGCCGCACTTGAGCAAATCCCCGGCGCCAGCAACCTGATCGACATGACCCGCGTCGAAAACGGCCGCACTGCCAGCAATGCCGATGTGCTGGCCTATCAACCGGGGGTCTATGCGCAATCAGCGGGCAATGACGGGGCCAAGGTCTCGGTACGCGGCTCGGGCATCAACCGCGCCCCCAGCGCCCACGGTTCAGGCCTGTATGTCATGTTCGACGGATTACCGCTGACCGGCCCCGGCGGTACGCCCTATGAACTGTTTGAACCCTTGTGGCTAAGCCGCGCCGAAGTGCTGCGCGGCGCCAACGGTTTCGAAACCGGCTCGCTGGCCCTGGGCGGGTCGATCAACTATGTCACCCATACCGGCTACGACGCGGCGCCATTGCAAGTGCGCTATGAAGCCGGCAGCTACGGCTATCAGAAACGCCAGATCAGCTCCGGGCAGGTGCTGGGGGATCTGGACTACTACGTCTCCCTGACAGATTCCAACACTGACGGCTATCAGGACCACACCGCTGGCAACAGCAAAGGCATTGCCGCCAACGTCGGCTATCGCTTCAGCCCGCAACTGGAAACCCGCTTCTACCTGCGCTATCGCGAAACCGATAACGAACTGGCCGGGCGCGTGACCAAAGACAGCATCAAGCATCATCCCCGGGCAGCCAACCCGGCCTACGTCAGCGGTGACTACACCCGCCCGCAACCCGGCAGTGCCTGGCTGGGCAACAAGACCACGATGTACCTGGATGACGATTCGCAACTGGAAGTGGGCCTGGTCTATCACGACTACCCGATGGATCTGCGTGAAGGCCCCAATCGCCTGAAAGTTGCCTACACCGATGTCAGCGGCACGCTGAACTACAAGCGTCGCGACACCCTGTTCGGGCTTGAAAGCAACACCACTGTGGGCCTGCGCAACACCAAGCACCTGCCTAACAGCGGTGCGTCGGAATATGTACGCATCCCTCGAGGCAATACGGCGACTTACGCACCCGGCACCAAGATGCGCGACTTCAGCTACCAGGGTTCGGACAGCGTGCTGCATGCCAGCAATGATCTGGAGCTGATGCCTGACCTGTGGCTGACCACCGGCATGGCGTTGATCTATACCCGCCGCGAGAGCGATGTGAGCTACCCCGAGAGCGGTGGCAAGGTCAGCCAGCATGACTGGGACTACGCCCCGCGCGTCGGCCTGCGCTATGAGTTCAACCCGAACCTGCAGGTATACACCAACCTGAGTCGCTCGGTCGAACCACCGCACCCGTGGTCGATGATCTGGAGTTCACCTTATGTGTTCCCGGTTGGCAGCGGTGCGGCAACCGGCCGCCAAAGCACACCTATCGACCTGCAAAATCAGACCGCCACAACCCTGGAACTGGGCACCCGTGGCGAGTCATGGCTCGGCCAGTGGGATCTGGCCTGGTATTACTCGGCCGTGCGCCATGAGCTGTTGACCGTTGAGTTGCAAGCAGCGACGCAAAACCTGGGACCGATTGTGGGCGAATCCAACGCCAGCCCAACCGTGCACCAAGGCATCGAAGCAGGCCTCAACAGCCTCCTGTGGGAAGGTCGAGCCGCAGGCAAAGTATCCCTGCGTCAGGCCTACACGTTCAGCGACTTCCACTACCGTGATGACGACCGCTTTGGTGATAACAAACTGCCGGGCATCCCACAACACTACTACCAGGCCGAAGTCCGCTATGACCACCCGCAAGGCTTCTATGCCGGGGTAAACACCCAGGTGGCTTCGCGGATGGCGGTGGATTACGCCAACTCGTACTACGCGTCGTCGTACATGCTGTTTGGCGCAACGCTGGGCTACAACTCCCCCAAGCAGGACTGGCAAACCTGGCTCGACCTGCGCAACCTCACCGGTGAGCGCTACGCCGCCACCATTACCCCCGGCTATGACGACAAAGGTCTGGATGCGGCACGCTCCACGCCTGGAGAAGGCATGGGCGCCTACATAGGGGTTTCCTACAGCTTGCGTTAA